The Arthrobacter oryzae DNA window CGCAGTGGCCTACCCCAGCCTGATCTTCGCCCTGGTGATCGCCGCGGTGCTTGAACCCGGTGTTTCCTCGGCGGTCATCGCGATCGGGATCGCCGGGATACCCGGCTTCGCCCGGATCACGGCAAACCTGGCCTCCTCCGTGTCCAGCAGCGAGTATGTGGTCACAGCCCGGCTCCTAGGTGTCAGCCCGGTCCGCATCGCCGTGCGGCACATGCTGCCGAACATGGCCGAGCCGCTGCTGATCCTATCCGGCACGGTGTTTGCCCTGTCCCTGGTGGAAATCTCCGCCTTGTCCTTCATCGGGCTCGGCGTGCAGTCCCCGGAGTACGATTTCGGCCGGCTCCTGAACGACAGCCTGGGCGCGCTGTACACCCAGCCGTTGGAAGCCGTGGGACCGTCCATCATGATCGCGCTGTCCGGCCTGTCAGTCATGCTGATCGGCGACGCACTGGCCTCCCATGCCGACCCCCGGGCCAAGCGAAGGTTCTTGCCCCGGGTCCTGCAGCGCAACCGCACCGTGACCGTCCCGGCCGCGGACGAAGCGCTGGTGCGCGTGGAAAACCTCCGGATCAGCATCCCGGGCCGCCAGGACCTGGTCAAGGGCATCTCCTTCACCATCCACACCGGCGAGGTAGTGGCGCTGGTGGGGGAGTCCGGCTCGGGGAAATCCCTGACGGCAATGGCCATTGCCGGCCTGCCCTCGGAGGACCTCGCCGTCGGCGCGGACCTGCTGCGGGTAGCCGATATGAACATGCTGGCCGAACCCAACCAGTCACGGCTGGCCAAGGAGATCAGCATCGTCTACCAGGACCCCGGCACTACGTTCAACCCGTCCCTGCGCATGGGGTCCCAGCTAACCGAGGTCCTGCGCACCCATCTGGGCATGGGCGGCGCCAAGGCCCGGAAGGTCATCACTGAGGCGCTCGCCGCCGTCAACATCACCGAGCCGGCCAAGCGGCTCCGCCAGCACCCGCACGAGCTCTCCGGCGGCATGCGCCAACGGGCCATGATTGCCGCGTCCATCGTCACCTCACCGACCCTGATCGTGGCGGATGAGCCGACGACGGCTTTGGACGTCACCGTGCAGGCGGAAGTTCTGCGCCAGTTCCGGCGCATCCACCGCGAGGAGGGGACGGCCATGCTGTTCATCTCGCATGACCTGGGTGTGGTGGAGGCGCTCTGCGACACCATCCTGGTGATGAAATCCGGCGAAATCGTCGAACGGCTGACGTCCGGACAGCTGGCTGCACGGGATGTCCACCACCCTTACACCAAGGCACTGCTGGCCGCGATCCCCGTCCTGGATCTCGGCCGCATGCCGGCCACCGCAGGAGCTGACACACCATGAATCCACACACCAACGTTGCCGTCGCTGAGGTCGGAGCCCGCGCGGGCGCTCCCGCCGCAGCAGTACGGAAGCTGAACGTCAGCTTTGGCTCCGCCCATGTCCTCAAGGACGTCACCCTGGCCGTTCCGGCGGGGCGGGTGGTTGGCCTGGTGGGCGAGTCCGGGTCCGGGAAGTCCACGCTGGGCAAGACGCTGGTGGGAATCAACCGGCCCACCAGCGGTGAAGTGCTCATCGGAAACAAGGACTTCACCACAGTGCACGGCGAAGCCCGCCAGCGGATGCGTCGGGAAGTCCAGTACATTCCCCAGGACCCGTACTCCTCGCTCAGCCCGCGGCGCACCACGGGCCAGACGCTGGCCGAGGCCCTGGACCCGCGGAGAGCCGACCCCGTCAGGCACCGGGACGCTATCGCCGCTGCACTGGAGCGCGTCAAACTGGACCCCTCCGCGGCGGACAAGTACCCGCATGAGTTCTCCGGCGGCCAGCGGCAACGGATCGCCATCGCCCGCGCGCTGATGCTGGAGCCAAAGCTGGTCATTGCCGACGAGATCACGTCGGCGCTTGATGTCTCCGTCCAGGCGGACATCATCCGGCTGCTGCAGGGAATGCGCGGCACCGTGGACAGCGCCATGCTGTTCATCTCGCACAACCTGGCCGTAGTGCAGGAACTCTGTGACGACGTGGTGGTGATGTTCCAGGGCCGCATCGTGGAACAGGGCACCATCGATGCCGTGTACCGCGACCCGCATCATGAGTACACACGCAACCTCCTGGCGTCCGTTCCCGGATCGCCCGAGTTCTCGCTGGACTGACGTTCTACCTCGCCCGGCCCGCTTCATGCCGGAACGGCATGCAATTCTTGCGAAATAGGTCATGGACGGCAGGTATCGCGGCTCACATACTCGAAGGAAGCAAAAACCACTGTTTAGTGGACAAACCGTACATCCGAAGGGAACACTCCGTGTCCGTCGCCCGAATTCTTGAAGACGCCCGCGAACTCCACGGCGAAGTCGTCCAGTTGCGCCACGACCTGCACCGCCACCCCGAACTGGGCCTGGACCTGCCCCGCACCCAGGAGAAGGTGCTGGAGGCAATGTCCGACCTGCCCCTCGAGATCACGCTGGGCAAGGGCCTCACGTCCGTGGGCGCGGTTTTGCGGGGCACCGCCGGTGACCCGTCCGCCGTCGACCGCCCCACTGTCCTGCTCCGCGCCGATATGGATGCCTTGCCGCTGCAGGAGGAAACCGGCGTCGGCTTCGCGTCCATGACGCCGAACCGGATGCATGCCTGCGGCCACGATCTGCACACGTCCATGCTGGTGGGCGCTGCGCGGCTGCTGGCCGAGCGGCGGCACCAGCTGGCCGGCGACGTCGTCCTGATGTTCCAGCCGGCGGAGGAACAGCTGGCCGGCGCCCCGATGATGATCGAGGAAGGCATCCTGGAGCTGTCCGGTCGCCAGGCCGACGCCGCCTACGGGCTGCACGTGTTCAGCGCCGGCGGCAACACCGGCCGGTTCGAAACCAAGGCCGGCGTTATGATGTCCGCCGCGGATGCGCTCTTCGTGAAGGTCATCGGCCGGGGCGGCCACGGCTCGGCGCCGCATCAGGCAAAGGATCCCGTCCCGGTGATGGCCGAAATGATCCTGGGCCTCCAGAACATGGTCACGAGACAGTTCAACGCCCACGATCCTGTGGTGGTTTCCGTGGGCATGGTCAAGGCGGGAGAGGCCATCAACGTCATCCCGGACATGGCCGAATTCGGTGCCAGCCTGCGGATGTACTCGGACGAAGCCCGCACCAAGATGCAGACCGCCATCCCGCGCCTGCTCAAGGGCATCGCATCAGCCCACGGGCTGGAAGTGGACATCAACTACCACGTGGGCGGACGCGTCACAGTCACTGACGCGGCCCACACGGCCTTCGCTGCTGAGCAGATCCATGAGCTCTTCGGCGCCGAACGCCACCACAGCCTGCCCGCCCCGCTAGGCGGGTCCGAGGACTTCGCCGACGTCCTGGCCCGGGTACCGGGCAGCTTCATCTGCCTGGACGCCACCCCGCTTGGTGGCGGCCCGGACGCAGCCTTCAACCATTCACCCCGCGCCACGTTCGACGACAGCGTGCTCGTGGACGGAACCGCTCTCTACACCCAGCTTGCCGTCGCGCGGCTGGCCCAGCTCGCCGCCGCCTAACCAGGCCTCCCGGCTCCCACCCAAGGAAACCCCATGACCCACGATTCAGCTACCCGCGCCCACGATCAGGTGGCCGAGGTTTCGGCCCACCTGAACCCCGTCGCTGTTGCGCACACCAGAGCAACGAAAGAGCAGCGGCAGACCCTTATCGCCACCGGTATGGGCAACGCCTTGGAATGGTACGACTGGGGGATTTACTCAGCCTTCGCCATCTACTTTGCCACCGAGGTGTTCAACCCCAGGGACCCGCTGGCCGCGCTCCTCGGCGCGATGGCCGTGTTCGCCGTCGGATTCGTCGCCCGGCCGGTGGGCGGCTTAGTGTTCGGCTGGCTGGCGGACCACCTGGGCCGCCGCGCCTCCATGATCTCCACGGTGGGCCTGGCATCCCTCGGTTCCCTGATGATCGGTCTGGTTCCCACATACAGTGCCGCCGGAGCCTGGGCCGCCGTGGTGCTTCTGACGGCCCGCCTGCTGCAGGGCCTGGCGCACGGCGGCGAAATGCCGTCCGCCCAGACGTACATCGCGGAGTCGGCGCCCGCGGCGCGCCGCGGCCTGTGGTCCTCGCTGATCTATGTTTCCGGGACATCCGGCATCGTTATCGGCCTGCTTTTCGGCTACCTCCTCAACCTGGTACTGAGCAAGCAGGACATGCAGGCTTGGGGCTGGCGCGTCCCCTTCATCATTGGCGCAGTGCTGGGCCTTTACACCCTCATCGCGCGCTCCCGGATGAAGGAGACCGAAGCGTTCACGGCCGCCAAGGCCACTGTCCGCGCGCCCATCTGGCCCGAAATCCGCCGGAACTGGCGCTCGGCCCTCCGTGTTATCGGCCTGGGCATCGGCGCCACCGTCTGCTACTACGTGTGGTCGGTGAGCGCAGTCCAGCAGGCCGTCCTGATCCACAAGATGGACCAGGGCTCTGCGCTGCTGGCAAGCGTCCTCAGCAACGTGGTCCTGATCATCTCCCTGCCCTTCTGGGGCAGGTTCTCCGACCGCTTCGGCCGCCGCGCCAGCATGATGATCGGCACCGGCACTCCCATTGTGCTGTTCCCGTTGCTCGTCAACACGGTGGGCCAGAGCTTCTGGTCCCTCTTCCTCCCGGCCACACTCATCCTGGTGCTGATGGGAGCCACGCTGGCCGTTACCCCGGCAGTCTTCGCTGAACTATTCCCCACCCGGATCCGCACCGTAGGTGTGGCGGTGCCGTACGCGGTAGCCGTGGCCATCTTCGGCGGTACCGCACCGTACCTGCAGAGCTGGTCCAACGCCGCCTTCGGGCCCTCAGCCTTCACGATTTACGTGGTTGCCCTGTTAATCATCTCCACCGTGGTGGCCTGGAAGCTCCCGGAAACCAAGGGCAAGGACCTAACGCAGTAACCTTTGGATCGGGAGGCCCGTAACACCGCCCCAGGAATGGCTCGCTGGTGACCGAAGGGCCGTTACGAGTGGGTCATCGGCAACGGCACCCCAAGGGGTGTCCGATCGTGGGGGCTGCTCCAGAGGTTGGCGCGAGGGGACGCCGAAGATATATAGAAGTGGACGGCCCGGCACTACCTGTTGGTATGCAGGCGGACCCGGTCGGAGCCAGACAAGGCCTCACCGTCTTCGCCGGTCCTCAGGGTGAAGGGCTGGCTTCTGACCGGCAGCAATAGGGGCAAGATGTTATGTCTCCGGACATGGGTGGCAGTTCTGCATCAGGACATCGGTGACAGTTCCGAGATTCTTGGTGGTGACACTTCTACCGTTCTAATGGATGGATGAGTGGGAGTTGAGCCTGTTGATCCTCGTGTCCGTTTAGCGATCTCGCCGTGGCCGGATGATCCGCCGCGTGCTGCCGTGACGTCGTTCTGCGCCGAGCATGGCATCTCCCGTAAGACGTTTTACGTGTTGCTGGGCCGGGCCCGGGCCGAGGGCCGGTCGCGTCGCTCTGACGGGTTCGTTTGCGGGCTGGGGCCTGGCCGCCGCCGGTCCTGTTCAGGTGTGTGGGGTGGCGGTTCAAGTCCCTGGCTAGTGGGCCTTCCACCTGCTGGTGTTGTGGGTTCTTTCGGTACCTCGTTTCGGTTCTGACGGGTTGGTCGAGGGTGGCCAACACCTATTCATGGTTCCGGGTAGCGGGTACTACCTGACCTGAGCGACTTTGGGTGCTGAACTTGCTTGGAAAGCTCCTCCTGGTCGTTTCGAGCGCTGGGAGCTCACCGTTTGTCCTGCCAAAGGGGGTGTGGACAGTGTCCACACTTACGTCTGCTTTATTGGAGGGCAGTAGCCGGCCGTGTCCGGTGTCGGGTTTGGATCCGTCGGGTTTCTGGCGACAATGCCAGAAAAGAAGAAACGGAGCCCAGCGACGGGCTGAGACCGTTGCCTGACGTCCGGTTGGCGTGTACTACATGCGTACGCGCTTTTGGACGTGGAGTTTGTCGGCGTGGAGGAACAGTCTGCGGGTGCCTGTCCCGTTCGGGGTGAACCAGAAGACGCTGCCGTCCAAGGCGACCATGTCGACGATTCGTGACGCCACGAGTTTCCCGTTCTCGTAGACATCTATCTAGTCGCCACGTTGTAGTCGTGTCCAGTTGGGGACCGGTTCTGTTTGTTGGGCTCGCATGGCCATCCTTCATTGTGCTGACCGGACGGAGCAGCGGGCTGATACTCACGTCGTTGGTGGGAGCTTTCGGGGACAAGCGAGAAGGCGGGCTGAGAGTTCAACCCGCCTTCTCTTGGCGGTGGGTTAGATTACGACGAATAGGAGCCAGGCCAGCAG harbors:
- a CDS encoding ABC transporter ATP-binding protein, producing MNPHTNVAVAEVGARAGAPAAAVRKLNVSFGSAHVLKDVTLAVPAGRVVGLVGESGSGKSTLGKTLVGINRPTSGEVLIGNKDFTTVHGEARQRMRREVQYIPQDPYSSLSPRRTTGQTLAEALDPRRADPVRHRDAIAAALERVKLDPSAADKYPHEFSGGQRQRIAIARALMLEPKLVIADEITSALDVSVQADIIRLLQGMRGTVDSAMLFISHNLAVVQELCDDVVVMFQGRIVEQGTIDAVYRDPHHEYTRNLLASVPGSPEFSLD
- a CDS encoding dipeptide/oligopeptide/nickel ABC transporter permease/ATP-binding protein — encoded protein: MTSRFRSREFWTPAMVTGAVLMTALILVAALAPLTLKQAAEQLTPNAAQAPSAAHWLGTDDFGRDLLARALVATRLTLLMTAGAAAITVLAGVVIGLGIWLSGRRVREASLRVLETAVAYPSLIFALVIAAVLEPGVSSAVIAIGIAGIPGFARITANLASSVSSSEYVVTARLLGVSPVRIAVRHMLPNMAEPLLILSGTVFALSLVEISALSFIGLGVQSPEYDFGRLLNDSLGALYTQPLEAVGPSIMIALSGLSVMLIGDALASHADPRAKRRFLPRVLQRNRTVTVPAADEALVRVENLRISIPGRQDLVKGISFTIHTGEVVALVGESGSGKSLTAMAIAGLPSEDLAVGADLLRVADMNMLAEPNQSRLAKEISIVYQDPGTTFNPSLRMGSQLTEVLRTHLGMGGAKARKVITEALAAVNITEPAKRLRQHPHELSGGMRQRAMIAASIVTSPTLIVADEPTTALDVTVQAEVLRQFRRIHREEGTAMLFISHDLGVVEALCDTILVMKSGEIVERLTSGQLAARDVHHPYTKALLAAIPVLDLGRMPATAGADTP
- a CDS encoding M20 metallopeptidase family protein; translation: MSVARILEDARELHGEVVQLRHDLHRHPELGLDLPRTQEKVLEAMSDLPLEITLGKGLTSVGAVLRGTAGDPSAVDRPTVLLRADMDALPLQEETGVGFASMTPNRMHACGHDLHTSMLVGAARLLAERRHQLAGDVVLMFQPAEEQLAGAPMMIEEGILELSGRQADAAYGLHVFSAGGNTGRFETKAGVMMSAADALFVKVIGRGGHGSAPHQAKDPVPVMAEMILGLQNMVTRQFNAHDPVVVSVGMVKAGEAINVIPDMAEFGASLRMYSDEARTKMQTAIPRLLKGIASAHGLEVDINYHVGGRVTVTDAAHTAFAAEQIHELFGAERHHSLPAPLGGSEDFADVLARVPGSFICLDATPLGGGPDAAFNHSPRATFDDSVLVDGTALYTQLAVARLAQLAAA
- a CDS encoding MFS transporter, which produces MTHDSATRAHDQVAEVSAHLNPVAVAHTRATKEQRQTLIATGMGNALEWYDWGIYSAFAIYFATEVFNPRDPLAALLGAMAVFAVGFVARPVGGLVFGWLADHLGRRASMISTVGLASLGSLMIGLVPTYSAAGAWAAVVLLTARLLQGLAHGGEMPSAQTYIAESAPAARRGLWSSLIYVSGTSGIVIGLLFGYLLNLVLSKQDMQAWGWRVPFIIGAVLGLYTLIARSRMKETEAFTAAKATVRAPIWPEIRRNWRSALRVIGLGIGATVCYYVWSVSAVQQAVLIHKMDQGSALLASVLSNVVLIISLPFWGRFSDRFGRRASMMIGTGTPIVLFPLLVNTVGQSFWSLFLPATLILVLMGATLAVTPAVFAELFPTRIRTVGVAVPYAVAVAIFGGTAPYLQSWSNAAFGPSAFTIYVVALLIISTVVAWKLPETKGKDLTQ